In Telopea speciosissima isolate NSW1024214 ecotype Mountain lineage chromosome 10, Tspe_v1, whole genome shotgun sequence, the DNA window GTAATGTTCCATGCTAAACTCAGGTCGTCTAAATAAACCATGATCTCTACAGAATTCTGTTCTGCCACTAGAGGACTTCCTCTTCCCTTTAGTAATAGTATTAGTAATAAAACAACATGAGTTGGTATGGATAATATGCTAATTCAATTTAATTGAATATAATTTCTCTAATTCTGTTGTTGCAGAACATCTCACTCACCTGGGCTAAGGAAGTCCTCAGTGATATTGATGGCCTCACAGAACAGAGAGTGGATGAGGCACTGAACAAGTTTTTAAAGGATTTCAAGGAGGGTTTGATTGGGACTCAAGGCTGGTCTGCCTATAATCTATCCAAAGCAGCTTTGAACGCCTACAcaaggattttatcaaaaaagtTCCCCAGATTCCGTATAAATTGTGTCAGCCCAGGTTACGTTAAGACTGACCTTAACTACAACACAGGGAAATTTACTGTTGAAGAAGGTGCAGCAGGTCCTGTAAAGTTGGCTTTGTTGACTGATGATGGCCCTTCTGGGCTATTCTTTTTTCAGAAGGAAGTGACTTCCTTTTGATTGAATATtgttcaaggttttttttttttccttttcttttctggttgGGGGTTGGGGATGAAGATCATCTTCTCTTGTTTGAATGTTGTTCAAGATCATCTTCATGAGATAGAATAAAGCTGGAACTACCTTTTTTCCATACATAGTTTTACTCCTATGTATTAAGCATTTGTctaataattaatgaaataaagTAGGTTAGAACTGGTACTAAATTGATATGATTTTGTTATTAGACTTAGTTTGCTTGGTTAGATTGGTTTCCAGATGTTAGTCTTATTCAAGTAACCTTTGCTTTCCATTACCTTCAATTGGAGAACTTGAAAAACACAACACAAGTTTACTGACTTCAATTCGAGAATTTTAGGTCAGACAACACTTTTTAATCTCAATTTTCAAAGACAGACAACAAAAGACTTCGAAGGAAAAGGTCACTAGGGCAAGATTAGCTATTTAACTGAAGCAACAACAGTGCCCTTAAAACTCTGCCACGAAGAGGTATCAAACCCCTTCAGCTGCAAAATCTCAAGCCACTATGATCATTACTGTTTATCAGCTAACAAGTTGATAATTGAGGATTGAGATGCAATGAGGCCCAACAAGTTCAtggcaagggggggggggggaggtgtggtggtgatggtggcggtggtggagtGCTGAGACGATCAGGGGAAGGAGAACGGCGGTATTTTAGTTTTAACTTGAAATTATTGTTGCTATGAATTTAACCATGTGATCATTAAAAGCAAGAGTGAATGCAATTTCAATTTCGAAATTGAAAGAGTTTCTCACCTATTTCAGTGAAATTTGATTGGAATTTTACTGAAACAATGTGCAAAAGTCAAATCAAACAACTTCCGAAATAAAAATCCcctcatgaaattgaaatagaaatcatgcCAAATCAAGCTTAACTGGGGGAAAGGTTGGACTATTTTTCGATTGTGTGTGGCTAATGGTGTCAATTAGGTATGGTTCGGGTTCTGGAATTGGGCCTACTTATGGACATCTAATCTTATGACTGGACTTTTTAGATTTCTTTTTGGGGAAAATGATGCCAGACTGCTGGTATCATGGATTTGGATTCTGTGTTGCCGCTGCCCGTACGGCCGGCATgcggcctcacacaggcagggtgaaatgactgccctaccCACTGCCAAAGCACCCTGCCTGGCTGGGGTCCACGCCCTGCCTGTGATGGCGCACGGGCGTGGCAACAGAGTATCCCGATTGCGGTATCATGCGCCCTCTCACATACTCTTCTCCTTGATATGTGGGCCTCTCTCTGTATATAAAACTCTGCAGTGCCCCTCCTATGCCCCCTTTGGCTTCGTGTGCATGGGAGATTCCATTCTACACTGACAACATGTCAATCACTCCCCTTTtacttatttcaattttttatgggagaatgttctctgtgccgggggcgcaggttgcgcccagacacatgggggtgggcgcaatgaccaccctgccccctgagtggtaggcacatgtgtttgggcgcagcctgcgttgcggcacagaaaacatcagcccattttttattgtctttacttttctttctgtgTTATCCATGTAGGGGTGTCATTAGTGTCAAAATTGGCACATTAGCTCATCCCCCGTAAGGATATCCTTAGGCTAGCAAAACTTAACCAACAATCTATTTTGATGGAGTTTTATTATGATATAACGAATAAATGCCCAACAAATTGATactatacaacaacaacaacaacaacaacatcatcataaccttattccaacttaatgggggtcggctacatggatcctaaaagaatcaacaaaataataataaagaaataaagggaagaaGTATACAACATCAAACCAAACTCTAGGACATCTAGAGGtctctgttgaacatggtcataccacctcaaacaattctctctaagtttatcatgtATCGAAGTTACTCTCAACCCagttctaatatgatcattcctcactttatccttcctagttttcccactcatccatctttgcaacaccaactttatttatttgGCACTTCTTCACCGCTCACATTCCGCCCCATTCATCGTAACTAGTCTAATGATAATTATATAAAACTTTCTTTTAAGCTCTTTAAAGggatacgtcgatcacacagaACTCCaatcgcacctctccacttcatccaccctatttaaTCCTTTGGGCAACATCGTAATCTACATTGCCCTCCTTGTTTACgattgatcccagatatctaaagtGGTCACTTTGCGGGATCTCTTTCTCATCAATATTATTCACCAtctcattatccatcctagtgcggctaaagttacacaccatatatttggtcttagttctacttatctttaGACCTTTTGATTTCCTGATAATTCTCCATAGCTTCAATttggagtgttgaaataggtggAGTTCCTATTGGAACTCAGGGAAGAGGTACTTGTGGATAGTAGAGATTGCAAGTGGTTCAGGTGATGAACAAGTGCAAGTTTGGAAAGAATTAAGTGTCTTTTCGTTTCAGATTTGGTGAGTGGTAGCGATCTCTTGAAGTGGGCTACAGCGGTAGGAGAGGTACGTGGAGCCATGTCCCATCGTGTGGCAATGGTGAGTTGTACGGAACACCCTTGGTGGAGGTGTTGGCCATGCCGGTTTGGGTATGTTAGTCAGGCAAGGAAACCTTGGGTAGGGGTGTGGGCCATTCCAGTTGGGGTATGACAGAGTTGGCAAAGTCGACATCAACACCAGTCTTCTTTAGGGTGGCTGCAAAATCCAACCCAAGGTAGAGATCATTGGGGTTGGGTATATCTTGTATTCTGTTTGTCCACATAATTGATATTGaatttgtatttgtaattgAGATGGGTTTTGAGTCCATTACATGTATGGGGTAAAATCATAAGTGTGTAgggattagggtttggggttcCCCTATATATTGTTTTTATGTGAAAAACTCTAAtcacaaaaaaatgaaagtacTTTGTGAGATGGAGAGTGGTGTAGAAAGTTTTTCCAAGAAGTATGGAAAAACCCTGATTCTCTCGGGTGGAGGGTGGATGTAGACAAGTGAGACATCATCCATGGAACCCGTCCAAACCACTTAAAATATTATGTTTTGCTTGACTGGTATAAGTTGCATAACTGATTTCTTAATAGTGATGTAAGGGCACTCGCAAGCAAAGCACGAAGTTCCTATTCTGGCGGCTACAGAGTTCATAGAGAAAAATATCTTTGCATGCATGGGGGCACTCGCAAACAAAGCCCGAAGTTCCTATTCTGGCGGCTACAGAGTTCATAGAAAAAAATATCTTTGCATCCATGGGGACAATATGGATTAATTTAGTTTTCTTGAAATATCAAACTGAGACAGCCACCAATTGACTTTTCAATAATGATGCAAGTGCAATCGTAAGAATGCACAAATTTCACTATTTAGGATCATTGGAAAGGAAATACTTTGGCATTTCTATAGACTCCTAAACCTAAAAGCATATCGGTGCATTGATTGAACAACTAGAATTCACATTTTGCCTAGAATTCTCATCGTTGAACATGACAGACACCAAAACAAATTCTACATCAAAGAGGTAACTGATCCAGCTCCTTTAATGGATTTCTGACCAAACCCATTAAAGGTTATCACCAGTTATCCTAACCAAGTGTTGTATTGCAGATTGGCAGTTGTTACAGGAGCTAATAAGGGGATTGGATTGGAGATATGTCGCCAGTTAGCCTCCAATGGTGTAGCAGTGGTTTTGACAGCCAGAGATGAGAAGAGGGGTGTTGAAGCTGTTGAGAAGCTCAAAGGGTCTGGACTATCTGATGTGGTTTTTCATCAGCTGGATGTGAATGACCCTGCTAGTATTGCTTCCCTTGCTCATTTCATCAAAACTCAGTTTGGAAAGCTTGATATCTTGGTAACTTTGGAAtcccatatttttatttgtatCATTATAAAGAATTTCATCAGAATCTAGTTGCAGAAAATCCTGGCGTCTTGATTAGATTGGTTAACTGGTTTAAGCTGAAATTTCTTCTAGGTGAACAACGCTGCTTTCTTTGGAATCAAACCAGATGATGATACCTATGGAGCCCTAATGGCAGTGGATGGTTCAGTAAGTCTCTGATTCTCTCCTTTGTAGTTAGTTAACATTTGTGGTTGTAAGCTTTACATTCTCTACTTTCATATTCTATAGTTCCTCACAAGAGCCCTAAAGACCAGTTTGGTTAGACCCCAATCCAATCACCTGGTTCGATGTCCTGTATAGTTTATCAGCTAGTTAGATGAATACCCTGCTCAGCATTGGGGGATTTATtgagaaaattttcttctataATCAAATTGATTGAATTTGTTCTCTCCTGGaaatttgtttgtgttttttccttttaggcTGCCTCTTTAATGGTTGTATCTTGAGGTCTAGACCgcttctttctccctttaataaaattttatttcattaaaaaaacgGATGAAGAAACCTGCTCAATCCTTATAAGAAAGGATTAATACTTATGCTGAAATGCTTCAACTCGTGCAGTCAGAAGTAAAGCTAGCTAAATTTTGGCAACTGGCAAGGCAAACTTATGAGACGGTTGAAGAATGTCTAGTAGTGAACTACTATGGCACCAAAAGAGTCACTGAAGCACTTCTTCCTATCCTTCAGCTATCTGATTCGCCGAGAATTGTAATTGTTTCTTCCTCTGCAGGGAAGCTCCAGGTACTGATAACAAACCTGATCTTGTAAAGATATTGGAAGTTACACCTTAGAACTTGCTTGTTAGAGGATTGGTGAAACAAATATTTTGGTTCTATGAATTAAAGAAGCTCTTCATTGGAGTcaaaataaggaagaaaagaaaaaccttcCTTTGCCCTCAATTATCCCCTTGCAGTCTTGCATGCTAAATTCAGCTCCACCCAATAAACTTTTATCTCAATTATTTTGGGTTGGCTGCACAATTCTCTTCTACACCTTAAGCACTATCTTTCTTCCCTtgaggagaaaaggaaaaaaaaaaggaaaagaaaaacaattagATGTGTTGGTATGGATAATatgataatttattttaattgaccatactttcttaaTTCTGTGAATGTAGAACATCTCACACACTTGGGCCAAGGAAGTGCTAAGTGATATTGATGGCCTCACAGAAGAGAGAGTGGATGAGACAGTGAACAAGTTTCTGAAGGATTTCAAGGTGGGTTTAATGGAGACTCAAGGCTGGTCAGCCTATAATATGTCCAAAGCAGCTTTGAATGCCTACACAAGGATTCTATCAAAAAAGTTTCCCAAATACCGAATAAATTGTGTCTGCCCAGGTTATGTCAAAACTGACTTCAACTACAACACAGGGAATTTCACTGTTGAAGAAGGTGCAGCAGGTCCTGTAAAGTTGGCTTTGTTGCCTGATGATGGTCCTTCTGGGCTATTCTTTTTCCAGAAGGAAGTGACTTCCTTTTGATTGAATACTGTCTcagattattatttttttcctggttTGTGGTTGGGGATGAATATCATCTTATTTGGTTGAATGTTGTTCAAGATTGTCTTCTTGAGATAGAAAAAAGCTAGAACTACCTTGTTTCCATTCATAGTTCTTTGCTCCTATGTATTAAGTATCTCTCTAATTAATGATGAAATAAAGTGTTACAATTGCTACTgaatcaaataattttttattttatactgTCATTAAATTCTTAGTTTTATTGGTTCCCAAACATTACtctttatttattcaaataaACATTGCTTTCCATTACCTTCAATTGAAGAACTGAAAAAACATGGTATGAGTTTACTCCAGCTTCAATTCGAGATTTTAAGGTCAGACAACACTTCTTAATCTCAACTTTCAAAGACTGATAAAAAAATTCGAAGGAAAAGGTCACAAGGACAAAATTAGCCATTTAACTGAAGCAACAATAGAGCCCTTAAAACTCTGCCACCAAGTGGTATCAAACCCCTTCAGCTGCAAAATCACAGCCTGGTTGCCATTAACACAACAGTTTCGCACCAGGAGACGTTTTATTTTACAATTCgaatagaaaacataaaaccAAACTAGAAAATCATGCATATTCTACTAGAAAGCTGTTTCTAAGTGTTAAGGAATACCAGTTCGAATTTTGAATACGACAACAcccttttgaattttgaaattgtttgacATGTTCAATATTCTTGTAACTACTTATCCTTTCTTTCTAGCTGGTTTCGTGTTATCCAAACTCCACAATTGATAGAGTTCACTTGTAATACAGTTTGTGACATGATTCAAATATAAATACACAACTCACCTCCTCAAACGAGGATGAGAAGAAATACCCAAAAATACTCTTATTTTTTTACATGGTATCATCTGCCACTTGATCCTCTTAGTGGCCATAAAGTCTTCCGCTTCTTTGCCCTCCTCTTTCCCTACTTCTAATTTCCAGCACCATATCACTTTGAAACTCTCTTCAGGTAACTTCTTACTATGGAAAACTCAGCTCTTTCCTCTCCTGCGCACTCATGATCTGGTTGGATTTATCGATGGCACACAACTCCATCAAATTCCACCACTGCTGCAACGGAATCCTCCATTTCCTCTCCTTCTACTGTTAATCCTGACTATGCTGATTGGATTCGCAAGGACCAACTGGTGATGAGTTGGCTTCTTGCTTCTCTAACGCCTGAAGTTTTACCATATGTCGTTGGATTCAAAACTGCTGCTGAAGTTTGGCATGCCCTTGAGACGGCATTTGGAACACTCTCCAATGCAAGCATTCTCCAACTTCATATGCAATTGCAGAGCACCTCTAAAGGTGACAAACCAGCCTCCACCTATTTCGAGAAGTCAAGTACATTGCTGATCAACTAGCCGCTGCAAACAAACCTCTTTCTCTAGAGGAACTCAATGCCATTGATTTTCGAAATTTGGGAGCTgatttcaatgatattgtggcCGCTCTTGTTACCAAAGCTGAACCAATTTCATTCCATGATCTTCAATACCTTCTTATAGTAGGGTCTTCTATTCATTTTCTGAGCATGATATACTCTTATCATACTTACAAACCCATATATTTTTGTAAATTAGATAATGCCTTTCCACCCTTCTCTCTCACCTGCAATGCTCTATGTTCAGTTTTGCAGAAGCCGTGTCTTTTATAGATAAGAAtctcttttgcttttcttgTCCTTCCTAACTATGTACCTGTAGCATGCTTCAATAACATTCTATCTCTTCCACCAATTTCGATGTTTATTATTCAATCTAAAGTAGTTTTCTGCTTATCGTAGCTGTTCACCATGAAAAAACACCAGTTCAAACAAACATTCATACTCTACTACCTCAGAAGTCCAGAAACACTGGCATTTTGATAATATTCTAACAAATATGACAGAACTCCACACCTTGGTTCACCATTAATGAGAATCATCAGTGAACTCAAAAACAGGAAGTAGTAGTAGCTCAAATTTCTAGATAGAATAAATTAGGTGGTTTTAGAAAGATCAAATACAGATCAATCTCTGATTCAGTCAAAGCCAGTATGATTGTTACTGCTTATCAGCTAACAAGTTGAGACAGTGAAGTTGAGAGTTGTGGATTGAGATGCAATGAGGCCCAACAAGTTCATGAGAAAATTACTCACAGAAATCTACACTATAAgtcattctctttttcttttcttttttttttttgatataatAATAAGCCATCTCTTGTTGAGTATTTCAAAtggattttcaattttattgcTTTCCTCCTCAAAGCACTCCCAAGGCAAGTTCTGAAATTGATTTTTGTATAACAGTTTAGGTCTTGCAGCATAAAGGCCAACTTATAAGTTTAAATAACCACAATCTTACATCCACAATGCAAAatcttacaatttttttttgggtggggctGGGTTTGGTCAGAGACTTCCAACTTTCGTTATTGATTGATTATAGGCTCTGAGTTTTAaagatttatattttatttttagtcaCAGGAAGATGGCAGAAACACTCTGCTTTTTACCTTACATGGTTTGAATTTCATATTGATCAAACCTCCACCGAACTACTTATATGACTAATTCCTGTCAAAAGGAACTGAATGTTGAGGTTAATTCAATTCTAAATTACACTGGAACACTATTAGAGCCCAAATAAATCtatttacccttcttcttttttttttcaaaatttgtccGGGGCTTTAAAAGCATTACCCTGATTCCGAGACTAGGGTGGCCTAGGAGTGATTGATACACCCTCATGAGCATAGCCTCACATACTCttcctgatttggtatgatttctatttcaattttgaattgatttcatgaaatagtcaagaaattgatattgttttgattgcatcaatctgaaatatttcaagaattagAAATTCATTTGGTAATTCAAATTTCTAAGAATAGATTTTCTctaattgaatatttttttaggggggaGAGATATCATAAAATAAGTTTCTACCTGGTGGAATGCTTCAACTTAATTACATTTTTCCTATGTCAATGAAAATGAAATTCGATAtcattatttttatgttcaaaCAGTTGAAAATACAAGGATAAAAGTTCACTACATAATGAGAcattttgttaaaatttgacatgaatTCATGTGATGAATCTAAGGACAACCCATCCACTGATTGATTTGATCAGATCAATCCTTCTTGGGGCTTAGAGGGTGTTCATAGATGGGGTCATCTAActaatcaagtccaccttcatCTTACATAAAATGTACCTCCCTCCCCTCATATTTTGAATTGAAGAGAGCAAAGAGTAGAATGCTTTCATGGGGACTTGCTCCTGATATCCTGATTacagttgagagttgagactaggggtgtcaaccggtcgggcctAATCGGGTTTAACCAACTTCAGGCCTTGCATTGTGATCGTCCGTTTAGCTAATCGGGTTTAACCAACTTCAGGCCTtgcaaaaaaatggaaatatttTGTGAGGTGGAGAGTGCTGTAGAAAGTTTTTTCAGGAAATGTGGAAAATCCCTGATTCTCCCGGGTGGATGGTGGATGTAAACAAGTGAGACATCCATGGACCCCGTCCAAAACCACTTAAAATATTATGTTTTGTTGACTGGTATAACTAATTTCTTAATAGTGATGTAAGGGCACTCGCAAGCAAAGCACAAAGTTCCTATTCTGGCGGCTGAGTTCATAGAGAAAAATATCTTTGCATGCATGGGGACAATATGGATTTAGTTTTCTTGAAATATCAAACTGAGACAGCCATGGGTCTGGGTTTATTGACTTCTCAATAATGATGCTAGTGCAATCGTAAGAATGCACAAATTTCACTATTTAAGATCATTGGAAAGGAAATACTTTGGCATTTCTATAAATAGACTCCTAAACCTAAAAGCATATCGGTGCATTGAACAACTAGAATTAACATTTTGCCTAGAATTTGGTTAGCAAATCTCCATAACTTCTCATCATTGAACATGACAGACACCAAAACAAATTCTACATCAAAGAGGTACTGATCCAGCTCCTTTAATGGGTTTCCTTTAATGGATTTCTGACCAAACCCATTTAAGGTTGTCACCAGTTATCCTAACCAAGTGTTGTATTGCAGATTGGCAGTTGTTACAGGAGCTAATAAGGGGATTGGATTGGAGATATGTCGTCAATTagcctccaatggtgcagcagTGGTTTTGACAGCCAGAGATGAGAAGAAAGGTGTTGAAGCTGTTGAGAAGCTCAAAGGTTCTGGATTACCTGATGTGGTTTTTCATCAGCTGGATTTGAAGGACCCTGCTAGTATTGCTTCCCTTGCTCATTTCATCAAAACCCAGTTTGGAAAGCTTGATATCTTGGTAACTTTGTAATCCCATATTTTTTATCTGTATCATTACATAGAATATCATCAGAAGTTAGTTGCAGAAAATCCTGGCATCTTGATTAGATTGGTTGAATGGTTTAAGCTGAAATTTGTTCCAGGTGAACAATGCAGGTGTCTCTGGAGTCAAATTAGATGATGATGCTTACGCAGCCCTAATGGCAGTGGATGATTCTGTAAGTCTCTGACCCTCTCCTTTGTAGTTAAGTTTGTGATTGTAAGCTTTACAATCTGTGCTTCATATTCTAGAGTTTCTCACAAGGTATGTTAAAAAGACTCCAAGTTTCCTACCAATtatcaaattattttttgttcaaattttttGTATGATTACAGGCTCTAAGTTTAACCCATTTatcagaaagaaagagagagattaggATTTGTAGGTTATAGTAGTGAAAAAGGAACTCTGTAGTCTTAACTAGTTTATGATTAGTTGTGAGACTCATATTTGATAGAAACCCATGAAATAGCTCTCCAGTATGTTGCAGAGTGATAAGAGGAAAAGATGAGTCCAGATTCCAGAGTTCTCGAATTGGATGTGTTAGTGTTTGAAAATCCATCAAACAGTTCTCAGATTAGGCAAATACCATAATCCTAACCAGATGAAAGTTGTGCCACACCCAAATCACTAGGCTTGGGCAACACTTTAACCCATCCTATTGTTACCCTTATCATGCAAAGTAATGGCTTATTACTGTTTGTAATTGGGAAAGTTGGGTGGATTTGCATGGTCTGAGGCTGAAGGACTACTCCATAATCCCATCAAGTCTTGCACCTATGCTTGAGCCACCCTATTTAATGACTGGGCAGGCCAGTCATGTTTGAGACCAGCCCACGTTGGCCAAGTCAAAGGTTGCCACTGCCATTAATCCAAATCCATTCAAGAACAGAGTTGAGCCATTCAGATACAAAGAAATCCCTTTGGAGTTTTCATAAATGGCACTGGTGTGGGATATTTCACACCCAGCAGTTGGTAATTCAAACTATCTGATTGATATTCCTTTTTGACCATGAACCAATGAGTATCACTTTTTAAAGATCAGTTTGGTTGGACCCAATCTGATCGCCCAGTTCGATGATCCAGTAGAACATTGCTTTTAGGGATTCTTATGGGCATGATAGTTTATTAGAGTGGAATAACCTGCTCAACATTGGGTTATTTGTTAAGAATTTTTTCTGCTATTATCAAACCGATTGGGTTTGTTCTCTCGTATaaatttgtttgttttgccTTTTAGACTGCCTTTTTTAGAGGTTATATTCTTGGGCTATTCAGAAttctattcattaaaaaatagGGGGGTGGGGAATAACTTGCTTACTCCTAGTAGGAAAGGATTAAAACTTACGGTGAAATGTTTCTACTCATGCAGCAAGAAGTTAAGGCAGCTAAACTTAGCCAACTGGCAAGGCAAACTTATGAGATGGCAGAAGAATGTCTACAAGCAAACTACTATGGCACCAAAAGAGTGACTGAAGcacttcttcctctccttcagTTATCTGATTCACCGAGAATTGTGAATGTTTCCTCCTCTCTAGGAAAGCTAGAGGTATTGATAACAAACCTTACTTTGTAGAGAGATATTGGTCGGTGCACCTTAGACCTTGCTTCATCTAGGTTAGAGGATTGGTGAAACAAATCTTTTGCTTCTGTGGATTAACCAAGCTcttccttagttttttttttttttttaaatccttccTTTTCCCTCAATTATTTGAATTTCATCATTCCATGTATCTAagcaaaaccttttttttttttttttcatgtggtAGTTCAGTTAGGGTTCAAATATACCGGAGATGTCTGTCTCCTCATATATTCATCACATAATTTGGAGGCTAACTTACTTTGCACATGTCATGCAATAAAGAAAAGTCCAATCTAATTTGAATTGCTCGAAGAACAGCAACCAATCCATGAAAAAACCAAGAGGAAGAGCCTCATACATGGTTAGTCATGTGATTGTGCATGCAGACAaactattcccccccccccccctcccaccttttcttattttcaaaacaaaTACGTGAACGTAAAGGTGAAAACCCTTTCACCTAGTTCTGCTACATGGAAGTGATGCTTTGGTCATTTTGAGCATTGGATAGTTGGGAAGTTCTTAGAATAAGTAAAGAGGCTCTTATGTCAAATTTTGTGGCTTATTTCAACCATATGCTTATCATGTATAGGTTTGTTTCCCTTGTTTGGGTATTCTGCATCAAACAGAATGAAAGGATGGTAGGGACTTGAGATGACAGTTGATTAGTTGGTAAAATATGTAGATCTTATGCCAATGAAATAATCTTGGTCTGCAACCTATTCCATGATTTGGATTTCCCACTCCAATTTTTAGTGATATTAAGTCCTTGTTGAAACCATGACTTGCTGTCAATTTGTGATGATCTTCACATTGGATTGTCTACTGTCAATTAATATCTTTTTATATAAATCTGTTCTAAGAGATTGGCCAAGACTGATCCAGTGTTATTACTTGAAATTATGATCCATTTCCCTTGCTTTGTAGTGTTGCATGCAAAACTCAGGTCTACTCAATGAGTTGGTATGGATACTATGCTAATTCAGTTTTAATTGAATATAATTTCTCTAATTCTGTTGTTGCAGAACATCGCATTCACCTGGGCTAAGGAAGTGCTAAGTGATAGTGATGGCCTCACAGAAGAAAGAGTGGATGAAGCACTGAACAAGTACCTAAAGGATTTCAAGGAGGGTTTAATAGAAACTCAAGACTATAGTGCCTATAGAATGTCCAAAGCAGCTTTGAACGCCTACACAAGGATTCTATCAAAAAAGTTACCCAAATTCCGGATAAATTGTGTCTGCCCAGGTCACGTCAAAAGTGACTTCAACTACAACACAGGGAAATTTACTGTTGAAGAAGGTGCAGCAGGTCCTGTAAAGTTGGCATTGATGATTGATGGTGGCCCTACTGGGCTATTCTTCTTTCAGAAGGAAGTGACTTCCTTTtgattgaatattttattttcttttctggttaGGGGTTGGAGATGaagatcttcttcttttgtttgaatGTTGTTCAAGATCATCTTCATGAGAGATAATAATGCTGGaattgccttttcttttccatGCAACGATGAAATATAGTAGGTTAGAATTGGTACtaaattgatttgattttgttattaGATTCTTAGTTTGCTTAGTTGG includes these proteins:
- the LOC122642305 gene encoding salutaridine reductase-like gives rise to the protein MTDTKTNSTSKRLAVVTGANKGIGLEICRQLASNGVAVVLTARDEKRGVEAVEKLKGSGLSDVVFHQLDVNDPASIASLAHFIKTQFGKLDILVNNAAFFGIKPDDDTYGALMAVDGSSEVKLAKFWQLARQTYETVEECLVVNYYGTKRVTEALLPILQLSDSPRIVIVSSSAGKLQNISHTWAKEVLSDIDGLTEERVDETVNKFLKDFKVGLMETQGWSAYNMSKAALNAYTRILSKKFPKYRINCVCPGYVKTDFNYNTGNFTVEEGAAGPVKLALLPDDGPSGLFFFQKEVTSF
- the LOC122643943 gene encoding salutaridine reductase-like; this translates as MTDTKTNSTSKRLAVVTGANKGIGLEICRQLASNGAAVVLTARDEKKGVEAVEKLKGSGLPDVVFHQLDLKDPASIASLAHFIKTQFGKLDILVNNAGVSGVKLDDDAYAALMAVDDSQEVKAAKLSQLARQTYEMAEECLQANYYGTKRVTEALLPLLQLSDSPRIVNVSSSLGKLENIAFTWAKEVLSDSDGLTEERVDEALNKYLKDFKEGLIETQDYSAYRMSKAALNAYTRILSKKLPKFRINCVCPGHVKSDFNYNTGKFTVEEGAAGPVKLALMIDGGPTGLFFFQKEVTSF